One window of the Candidatus Stygibacter australis genome contains the following:
- a CDS encoding peptidoglycan DD-metalloendopeptidase family protein → MFRILIVIILLSAIYINADELSDKQQELEKLNSELEQMDTLIEQNQNQKAAKEAQKAEMRAKKQKLESTICELETNQCKAQEEWDKTRQRLKNTNEDLNSKKQTVQELYNSAYELSSALVISHYASILYPSADSWILATSLEAAGEELQTVNADINSLESSRKSLETKEKKDEKYFKDVQWNKIVSKKKKSRYQKELIIIDKEVTSLDQEYQEAMKRKRELEEAQAAMNDLIARLQNKTSYKPDYSYKFTYERLIWPVEGKIIRGYGDYQAEGKRLTLHNDGIDISVDIGTEVKCVDKGVVVFAGRNGGSGRVVIVDHQNGYYSIYSHNDHLLVTLGDTVEKGTILAESGQSGLVDEPCLHFEIRRDARAANPLEYLEF, encoded by the coding sequence ATGTTCAGAATTCTGATCGTCATAATCTTATTGAGTGCAATATATATAAATGCTGATGAATTATCTGACAAGCAGCAGGAACTTGAGAAATTGAATAGTGAACTGGAGCAGATGGATACACTCATTGAGCAGAATCAAAATCAGAAAGCTGCCAAAGAAGCTCAGAAAGCAGAAATGCGGGCAAAGAAACAAAAACTGGAAAGTACTATTTGTGAACTGGAAACCAATCAATGCAAAGCTCAGGAAGAATGGGATAAGACCCGCCAAAGATTGAAAAATACAAATGAAGATCTTAATTCCAAAAAACAGACTGTTCAAGAACTATATAATTCTGCCTATGAACTGAGTAGTGCTCTGGTGATAAGTCATTATGCCAGTATATTATATCCATCTGCGGACAGCTGGATTCTGGCAACAAGTCTGGAAGCTGCCGGAGAAGAACTGCAAACCGTTAATGCTGATATAAACAGTCTCGAAAGTAGTCGTAAATCTCTGGAAACGAAAGAGAAAAAAGATGAAAAATACTTTAAAGATGTGCAGTGGAATAAGATAGTATCCAAAAAGAAGAAAAGCAGATATCAGAAAGAATTGATCATTATCGATAAGGAAGTAACCTCGCTGGATCAGGAATACCAGGAGGCAATGAAACGTAAGAGAGAGCTGGAAGAAGCTCAGGCAGCAATGAATGACCTGATAGCAAGACTGCAAAATAAGACTTCCTATAAACCTGATTATTCCTACAAGTTCACTTATGAAAGACTGATCTGGCCTGTTGAGGGGAAGATCATTCGCGGTTATGGTGACTATCAGGCAGAAGGCAAACGCTTAACGCTTCATAATGATGGAATAGATATTTCTGTAGATATTGGTACAGAAGTGAAATGTGTAGATAAAGGTGTAGTTGTTTTTGCAGGTAGAAATGGCGGCAGTGGGAGAGTGGTAATAGTTGATCATCAGAATGGCTATTATAGCATTTACAGCCATAATGATCATTTACTGGTAACATTAGGTGATACGGTGGAAAAGGGAACTATCCTGGCAGAATCCGGACAGTCCGGCTTAGTAGATGAACCATGTCTGCACTTTGAAATTCGTAGAGACGCTAGGGCAGCAAATCCCCTGGAATATCTGGAATTTTAA
- a CDS encoding T9SS type A sorting domain-containing protein encodes MKKLILFVLILCFSLLQADWSEDPEFNNQISNLGGDQTIPKTAQNPDGSSYIGWWSNSTGNYNMRLQYLDAEGNIVWDENGILVSDHTQMTWLTDWDMTVDHDGNAIMAFNDVREGEDQLDIFGYKITPDGEFAWGGNGINLSNGDFNVAPKVTVTANNNCIFAWSDEYQIIARSISPDGAENWETPIIINEPETSNWPQLMAADNDGSEGNFLMKYFVDSGPYWAPDRFVYIQKYANSGAPVWDAPAVVSDASGISAWNQVFSWAPDGSGGAVIAWHDDRNSENISRAYAQHITTDGTAIFTDGIQVGDHGANNQYYPQVIFQPIDENICVYWEETDPGQNNSGIVGQKINSDGELLYGNEGVTISNIQPTGGTIIALRPFGEDVVVTYSTYPWGNFNNEQILAERVNPEGDIVWDETLIISDMQTQKMHTDMSDIIYLDGGFIPSDGFVISWGSGSDGIYAQRFNQDGTIGTPGPLLPAPVNLTAEVELYTINLQWEMPDDRFLTGFELYRNDELLAEIDDAGVREFDDYVWDYITYEYYLLAVYEEGISGPSNSVFVVIVEYPFQPDGLTVDPVNGHMEWEQPILPPRNLEGYNVYLDDMQTPLDYTTELSYQLTDLEAGITYTAAVSAVYTDSESELISVDFTYEPVGNNEDELSGLSLGVANYPNPFNPETRIAFNLSESTQVTLNIYNTRGQLIDNLLDMQLAAGDHKIIWNAESQPSGIYYYSLRAEGKVFSGRMVLLK; translated from the coding sequence ATGAAAAAGCTAATTTTATTTGTATTAATTTTATGCTTTAGTCTGCTGCAGGCAGATTGGAGCGAAGACCCCGAATTTAATAATCAGATTTCAAATCTGGGTGGAGATCAAACCATTCCTAAAACAGCTCAGAATCCTGATGGCAGTTCATATATTGGCTGGTGGAGCAATAGCACCGGAAATTACAATATGCGCCTGCAATACCTTGATGCTGAGGGAAACATTGTCTGGGACGAAAATGGGATTCTGGTGAGTGATCACACGCAGATGACCTGGCTCACAGATTGGGATATGACAGTAGATCATGATGGTAATGCCATAATGGCATTTAATGATGTCCGTGAAGGGGAAGATCAGCTTGATATTTTTGGTTATAAAATTACGCCTGATGGTGAATTTGCCTGGGGTGGGAACGGCATAAACCTCTCTAATGGGGATTTTAATGTTGCACCAAAAGTTACGGTTACTGCCAATAATAACTGCATTTTTGCCTGGTCTGATGAATATCAGATAATCGCTCGCAGTATTTCTCCTGATGGTGCTGAGAACTGGGAAACTCCTATCATCATCAATGAACCAGAAACCAGTAATTGGCCCCAGCTTATGGCTGCTGATAATGATGGCAGTGAAGGCAATTTTCTGATGAAATATTTTGTGGATTCAGGACCATATTGGGCACCTGACCGCTTTGTCTATATCCAGAAGTATGCTAATAGTGGTGCTCCTGTCTGGGATGCCCCGGCAGTTGTTTCTGATGCTTCGGGTATTTCTGCCTGGAATCAGGTATTTTCCTGGGCTCCTGATGGTTCCGGGGGAGCAGTGATAGCCTGGCATGATGATCGTAATAGTGAAAATATCAGCCGGGCTTATGCACAGCATATCACCACAGACGGCACAGCAATATTTACTGATGGTATTCAGGTGGGTGATCATGGAGCTAATAATCAATATTATCCTCAGGTGATATTTCAGCCGATAGATGAGAATATTTGTGTTTACTGGGAAGAAACAGATCCTGGTCAGAATAATTCAGGTATCGTGGGACAGAAGATTAATTCAGATGGTGAATTGCTCTATGGAAATGAAGGAGTAACAATATCAAATATCCAGCCAACGGGAGGAACAATTATTGCCTTGCGTCCATTTGGTGAAGATGTAGTGGTTACATATTCAACCTATCCCTGGGGTAACTTTAACAATGAACAGATATTAGCAGAGAGAGTCAATCCAGAGGGGGATATTGTCTGGGATGAAACCCTGATAATTTCTGATATGCAAACTCAAAAAATGCACACTGACATGTCAGATATAATTTATCTGGATGGTGGCTTTATCCCTTCTGATGGCTTTGTTATCTCCTGGGGAAGTGGCAGTGATGGCATTTATGCTCAAAGATTTAATCAGGATGGAACAATTGGTACTCCTGGTCCCTTATTGCCAGCCCCGGTCAATTTGACAGCCGAAGTAGAATTATATACAATAAATCTTCAGTGGGAAATGCCTGATGACCGCTTTTTAACGGGATTTGAGCTTTATAGAAATGATGAACTTCTGGCTGAAATTGATGATGCAGGGGTCAGAGAATTCGATGACTATGTATGGGATTATATTACCTATGAATATTATCTTTTAGCAGTTTATGAAGAAGGGATCTCTGGTCCTTCCAATTCTGTATTTGTGGTAATTGTAGAATATCCATTTCAACCTGATGGACTTACTGTTGATCCCGTGAATGGACATATGGAATGGGAACAACCGATTCTTCCCCCTAGAAATCTGGAAGGCTACAATGTTTATCTGGACGATATGCAGACACCTTTGGATTACACCACAGAGCTTAGTTACCAGTTGACGGATCTGGAAGCAGGAATTACCTATACTGCTGCTGTAAGTGCTGTATATACTGATTCAGAATCAGAATTGATCAGCGTAGATTTCACTTATGAACCTGTTGGTAATAATGAAGATGAACTTTCAGGTTTATCTTTAGGAGTAGCAAATTATCCTAATCCTTTCAATCCGGAAACCAGAATTGCCTTTAATCTTTCAGAATCTACTCAGGTTACTTTGAATATCTATAACACCAGAGGGCAATTGATCGATAATCTTCTTGATATGCAATTAGCTGCTGGTGATCATAAGATAATCTGGAATGCTGAATCTCAGCCAAGTGGAATATATTATTACTCATTAAGAGCAGAAGGAAAAGTTTTCTCCGGCAGAATGGTATTATTGAAGTAA